Genomic DNA from Veillonella criceti:
CTTTAAACTTAAACAAATCCTGACTCCGCACTGTGCTGACTGTGCCTAGAATCATATTAATCTCATCCTGATTAAATAACCAAGTAATGTAATGTGGATGACGCGAACGCATTATCGCCCCCACAACAGTACGTTTCAGATTATCAAAAGGGCCAAATAGTACTACGATAGGCGAAGTAACCATGGTAAAAATAAACATGACAAGAATAAATTTTACCCACCCTTTACTAAAAAATCGTTTCATCCTTAACTCCTATCTGTCCTTATAAATCAGCATAATCTTCTGTGGTTATGCGCTCTTCAAAATGAGCTAAATCTACTGCATTACCAATCCAAATACGATGCAACGCATATGGATTATCACCTTTATGAACCCAGCCTGGATTCATTGTAACTGCTAAGAGAATGCCATTATCAGCCGCTGCTTTTTGTGAGTATTCATTTTCACGGCCATAGGGATAACAAAACCACTGATTATCAATGTCTAATTTTTCCTTTAACGCCAGCTGTGCTTTCACAATATTCGCTAATTGATCGCTATTAGATAATTCATTCATTCGTACATGATCATACCCATGACTAGCAATTGTGACGCCACCGTCTTTCATCTCTTTAATTTGTTCCCAAGTTAAACGAGTACCTACATCACCAGGGTTCACATACACAGTCGCAGCAAAACCATACTCTTTTAACACTGGATATACAATGCTATAGGTATCAGCATAGCCATCATCAAAGGTTAACACTACTGGCTTCACCGGTACGGCCGTTCCATGGCGAACATATTCATTCAATTGCTCCATCGTAATAGGATTAAAAC
This window encodes:
- a CDS encoding polysaccharide deacetylase family protein, with the protein product MKRFIVVFALLAGLLMILAGCMSETKEATVSEANTQPEAVTKTVATAVPEGIPVLMYHKIGPDEDNDAVIREDLFRAQMKLLHDKGFNPITMEQLNEYVRHGTAVPVKPVVLTFDDGYADTYSIVYPVLKEYGFAATVYVNPGDVGTRLTWEQIKEMKDGGVTIASHGYDHVRMNELSNSDQLANIVKAQLALKEKLDIDNQWFCYPYGRENEYSQKAAADNGILLAVTMNPGWVHKGDNPYALHRIWIGNAVDLAHFEERITTEDYADL